DNA from Prunus persica cultivar Lovell chromosome G6, Prunus_persica_NCBIv2, whole genome shotgun sequence:
TAATATGATGGGTTATGCAAATGCTGAGCAGACTGCATCGGGGATTCACTTCAGGCTCAGAGCTCGTACATTTATTGTAGCAGAACAGCAGGGCAACCGTGTAGTTTTCGTGAACCTTGATGCCTGCATGGCCTCCCAAATTGTAACAATTAAACTTCTTGAGAGATTGAAAGTGAGGTACAGAACCCTCCTGGTACTAGACGtttcttatttctttaaaaagttCGATTTTTTACTCATTGAGatttaaaagtttggtttttttcttattgagaTTTTgctccttgtttttttttgggtgtgtgtgtgaaagGTATGGGGAGCTTTATACAGAGAAGAATGTGGCAATTAGTGGGATTCACACTCATGCTGGGCCTGGGGGCTACcttcaatatgttgtatatattgTTACATCTCTTGGATTTGTAAGACAGTCATTTGATGTTCTTGTTGATGGCATTGAGAAAAGCATAATCCAAGCCCATGAAAACCTTCGTCCAGGGTCAGTTTTTGTGAACAAAGGTAAGAAAACTGACTCATAATTACTGTATTCTTGTAACTTGtttacccattatatcctTGAATGACCATTTGTAATTTTGCTTGATCTTCTCCAAAGCCGAATTTTGGAATATAGAGTGAACCCTTCTTATATAAGTAGATGAATATTGAGTAGCTTCCCTAATTGAGGCTATTTTAATCTGTCCTCATGGTTTCATAGGAGAGCTCTTAAATGCTGGTGTGAACCGTAGTCCAAGTGCTTATCTCAGCAATCCTGCAGAAGAGCGGAGCAAATATAAGTTTGATGTTGATAAAGAAATGACTCTCATAAAATTTGAAGATAAGGAGTGGGGCGCTGTCGGTAGCTTTAACTGGTTTGCAACTCATGGAACTTCCATGAGTCGTACAAACTCATTGATAAGTGGGGATAACAAAGGAGCTGCCGCTAGATTCATGGAGGACTGGTTTGAACGGCATGGTGTTGTGAGAGGTTTTGATGGTCTATCTTCCAATATATCAGGTACTGGCAGAGTCCCCAGAAGAGTCTCAAGCCTAGTTCCTAAAGATAATGGAAATGGTAATTGAAATCTTTTTGTCCATGATTTAATGTAGACTGTGCCTCAAGCCTCTTCCCTTCTAATAACATATAGTACATTTGGAACAGGAAATGAGTTGATGAAACTTGCCGCCTCCTTTCAGTCTTCTCAAGGACGAATCGTGACAAGGCTTTCAAGTGTTGCAAGACGGGTTAGGAATGCCTTAATGAAAGCTGAAAGGCCTCAATTTGTATCTGCATTCTGTCAATCTAATTGTGGTGATGTAAGCCCAAATGTTCTTGGTGCCTTTTGCATAGACACTGGACTTCCATGTGATTTCAATCACAGTACCTGCAATGGTAAAAATGAATTGTGCTATGGCCGAGGACCAGGGTACATGTTTCTACAATCTCTTTAGGATTTCATACAATGGTCAAATATATGATAcaaacattttttctttttcatttttcggCTGAAACTAAacccctttttctttatttggcAGTTACCCTGATGAATTTGAGAGCACTCGCATAATAGGAGAAAGGCAATTCAGAAAAGCTGTTGAACTGTTTGACAAAGCAACTGAGAAGCTGAAGGGGAAGGTTGGATTCCAACATGCATACATAGATTTTTCAAGCCTTGAGGTCTCACTTCCTAAAGTTGGAGGGCCTAATGAGGTGGTGAAAACTTGCCCAGCTGCCATGGGCTTTGCCTTTGCTGCAGGAACCACTGATGGGCCTGGAGCTTTTGATTTCAAGCAGGGAGATGACAAGGTAAGAAATTTCTGGAGCATGTTTGACCCTTCTTCATATAAAAACCTTAATTGGTTAAATAACTCAAGTGATGATTCTCTTCTTGTGTGCTTCTCTAGGGAAATGCCTTCTGGAGATTGGTAAGGGACTTTCTGAAAGCACCGGACCAAGAGCAGGTCAATTGCCAGCATCCAAAGCCTATTCTACTTGATACTGGGGAAATGAAGGAACCATATGACTGGGCAGTAAGTTTGTATGTTggctttcaatttttatatcaaaataccCTATGAGTAACAGTGGTTGTGGAAGAACTGGACACGTTGAATGCTCCATGGGACATCCCATTGAGGTCTGCATGTAAATTATTCCTTCTGAAGAATTATAAAACAGTGCAACACAGCATATTTATCATTCGGCTTACTTACAACATCAAAGACAATGCAACTGTCGGATGTAATATCTGCAGATAATTTGATATTCATTTGTAGGGTGTAATATCTGCAGAATTTGTCTGcatctttagttttcttttaattttgatgtggAACTGATGGATATATGTTGAATTATTTCTGCAGCCATCAATACTACCAGTTCAAATTTTGCGAATTGGCCAACTTGTCATTCTCTCTGTACCTGGAGGTGAAAGCAAACCTATCATATTCTACTGACGCCCGTAACTTTGTTATTCCCACTGCACTGAATGCTCGAGAGGATTTTCCTATATTCTGAGCAAGAATTGGCCTAAAGAAGTTTCATATAATCTTTTTCTGTTGGTGGACTTTATCTTTATTCACAGCAAGTCAGGATGTATTTCTAATAATAttggttattttctttcagaaTTTACAACTATGGCTGGAAGGCGTCTCCGTGATGCTGTTAAGAGGGTCCTTACCTCTGGAGGTAGGAAAGAATTTGACAACAATGTCCATGTAGTCATTGCCGGGCTAACAAATACATATTCACAGTATGTTACCACCTTTGAAGAGTACAAAGTGCAGAGATATGAGGTTCGAGTCACTCATCCTTCATCTTCCATTGTCTTTCTTACTAGAGTCTTTCATATCACCTGGTATTAAATTGTCCGTTAAGCTGCATTATGTAAGTCTTCCAGACTTAGGGAATTTTTGTAATTCTAATTCTCTTTCACATTTCAGGGAGCGTCCACTCTTTATGGACCGCACACACTTGAAGCTTACATTCAAGAGTTCAAGAAACTAGCAACAGCTCTCATCAATGGCCAAACTGTCGAACCAGGCCCACCGCCTCCCGACCTCCTTGACAAGCAAATCAGCCTACTAACACCCGTTGTTCTGGACACAACCTCTCTTGGTGTTAAATTTGGGGATGTTAAAACTGATGTCCCTCCAAATTCCACCTTCAAGAGGAGTGACGTAGTTACGGCCACCTTCTGGTCTGCTTGCCCAAGGAATGACCTCCTGACTGAAGGCACATTTGCACTGGTTGAGATTCTGCAGGACCGGAAGACATGGGTTCCAGCCtacgatgatgatgatttttgCTTGAAGTTTAAGTGGTCAAGGCCTGAAAAACTCAGTCCTCAGAGTCATGCAACTATAGAATGGAGGATCCCAAACACCGCAGTTTCAGGTGTGTACAGGATAAGCCATTTTGGTGCATCAAAGGCGCTGTTTGGGTCGATTCGCCATTTCACAGGTTCCTCTAGTGCTTTTGTAGTGGCATAGGCAGGTAGACATGCTGCATGTAGACCGGATAGCCATGTTTTATGGGGAGCGCTAAACGACACTCCTCACGAGGCTTAATTGTATTGCTGCACTACAGCACAATACAGCATGAGGTAGTGCTAATAGCGCTCCCCTAtatctaattttgttttcattcaaCAGATTGAGTTACCACTTTACAGCTCCTAAAACCGAAGTTGAGAAATTTATCCTCAAGAGTAACTATTACCATTAGACAGTAGTTAATTGACAAATGTAGTCATTATCTTGGTACCTTGTTGCATTTCTagtttcttcagtttgaaaaCTCCTGTCTTGTTTTTAGGAGATTGATGGATATATTCTCATCTTTTATTCTCCTTTTTGACTTTGGCTGGAAAAATCAATTCAAATAGTTGGCAAGTAAATGGTTTAGCTGTTAACCCAATTTGGCAATCCTAATGCAAGTCTAAGGTATGCATTTGTAGCCAAATATAACACCAAATGAAAAAAGTCCAAAtctaaaaccaaaccaaagttTGCCGTCTTAACGTTGTCTTTGAGGAATCCGAGGCCGGCAATCCACATCTTAATCTCAATTAGAAGTTAATTACAATGCAATTAATACTATTCTCTGCCTCTTTCACTGTCTTCTTTGTTGAAAGGTCCTCCAAACAAGGTCGTTTAAACGCTGCGCCTTTTAGTCCAATTCCACCATTTTCAACAAATTCAAGCTGACAAcaacctgaaaaaaaaaacatcctTCTGCATAAAGAACACGCCCCAACATCAACCGTCCGATGAAGATACAACAAAATCCTGTCCCACATTATGTGGGCCCCGCTAAACCATGAAACTGGCATGATCCGTTTACCGTTACGACATTAACTTTCTTTCCTCTGTTTCCCAAAGCTCGCGCCTTTGATTGAACCCTTCTCCTTCTGCTAattcaattgattttcaattctctctctctctctgtaattCCGACAACCTATGACTCAACAACCCACGACTGCGCCGATCCCATGGACGACGATCGGCATGGTCGTCGCATGGTACGGCTCCAACATCGGCGTTCTTCTCCTCAACAAGTACTTGCTTACAAACTACGGCTTCAAGTACCCGATTTTCCTCACCCTCTGCCACATGACAGCCTGTACGCTGTTCAGCTACATCGCCATAGCCCTGATGAAGGTGGTTCCTCTGCAGACCGTGAAGTCCAAGGTACAGTTTGCGAAGATCTCGGGGCTCAGTGTCGTTTTCTGCTTCTCCGTCGTTTGTGGGAACGTGTCGTTGAGGTACCTTCCTGTGTCGTTTAATCAGGCCATTGGCGCCACCACTCCCTTCTTTACCGCCGTTTTTGCGttttttatcatcaagaagagGGAGGCCTGGCTTACTTACACCACCCTCATTCCTGTTGTTACAGGTGTCATCATTGCTAGTGGGGTAATCCAATTTCTtctcttattttattcatcTGTGCTTTTTTTAGAAGAAATGGGTAATGAAAATCTCATCTTGTTAACCGCATATGTTGTAACATTGTTAATCTAATTATTGATCATGCAAAAATCCGTTAATATTTACAATCTAACAATATAACATGTTAAACTATCTGTAAAATTAACCGTGTCATTTACATCATCATGTAGAATGCGAATGTGCCTTTTATTCATTGTGTATAAACCTTGTACTAATTAACATGTAATCAGATAAAGTTGCAAACTTGCAATTGGATTTTGTTTGGAGATTGAAATCGTGAATGCCCTATTGAGATCCTCTGTTTCACATATACTTTTATTTGGTTGCAGGGTGAACcaagcttccatctttttgggtttattaTGTGTATTACAGCTACAGCAGCAAGGGCATTCAAGTCAGTACTTCAGGAAATTTTGCTTTCCTCTGAAGGGTAACAgttttctccttttcctttttgcatcacaattttattataatttgtcTTTGCACAAttccaaacttttttttttcttttccagggAAAGGCTGAACTCCATGAACTTGCTGCTGTACATGGCGCCAATCGCTGTAACGTGCTTGCTTCCTGCAACCCTGATTATGGAGGAAAATGTGGTTGGGATCACAATAGACCTTGCTAGAAAAGACGTCAAACTTATTTGGTACCTCTTCTTCAATTCTTCTCTGGCATATTTCGTCAACTTGACCAATTTCCTCGTCACCAAACACACCAGCGCTTTGACCCTCCAGGTGCTGGGGAATGCCAAAGGGGCAGTTGCTGTGGTTGTCTCGATTCTGATGTTTAAAAATCCGGTGTCGTTAATGGGGATGGTGGGCTATGCTCTCACTGTTCTTGGAGTTATTTTGTACAGTGAAGCCAAGAAGAGGTATAGTTGAGATGCTCTTCAAGCTTCTCAAAAACTATATGCATGTCTTGAGCACATTTTTGGGGCCAAATAcccttcgttgtgtttttacTATTATTTGGGAACTGAAAAACGAAAAGTTCCCGAGAAAAAAGTGACCCCATAGAAGCTCACCAGCAGATAGCAGCCTAGCAGCAGGAAAATTGTATACACAACCCATTGGTTTTCCACTCATTTTGGAACAgagtttggttttcttttgtgagCAAAGTGCAACCAATCATTGTTATGTTACTTCAGATGAATCGGTTATATATGATTTAAGGATTAGTGTTACAATGAATAAGTGGTACGATTAATGGAAACAAAAGATGCatctaaatattttttgtcctAAATACAATTGAAGGAATAGAAACTCTTTGACAGTCAAGTTAGACATGAACTTCTTAATGTAAGAAAGACTTAATGCGGATCAGGAATGAAAGGTAGGAGATTCGAGAGAGAACAAATCACATATACTTGTGCCGAGTGAGATCCACTCCTTATTGTGTGAGAAAGATTTCTTTTATCAATGTTTGTATACACTTATGGAGGGCCTCTTTCATCATATCACGTGATGAGAGAGATAGACACATAGTTGTATATAACTGGTTACACTTAAGATTTCTCATTATATAGTTGTCTGGATAGTAATACGTCAATCCCTAATGGTACTTAGGACTGTTAGGAAGTTGAGATGCGACCATGTGGATTCTCGAGATTCTTGAAGGTCGTCATTATCGCCGGTTGCTACTTCAGCCGCTACAGTGGTTGTTAGACTCAAGTGGATGTTACAGGGCTCCCTCCTCATCCACCCAGCCCAAGTTGCTTCCCACATTGGGCTGAATTGTTAGCTGTTTGCGACGGGCCTATGAGCTTTGGCCAAATTGGGCTATTGATCTGATTCATGCAAACATGTTCCGAGTGAAGTCCATTTTCCTCTATTGACCTGATTCATGCAATCATCGTCAACAATAACAATGTGATggatttgttgggtttttttttaaaatatctaTTGAACATTGATTTGGCTCATTCTTAAATCAAATCACAAACTGAGAGATAGGCAAAACTAACTTAACAAAAAtcacgaaaagaaaaaaagaaaaaaactaggcatacatgaaaaataattgtGATTTGTTTGCAATGAGAAGTTCGTTACATGTAAGAAgccaaatatttttatttgtattttgaaatGTGATTTCTTCTAATTGTATGCAAAAGAGGgctatttatttgtttaactTTTTGAACAAATGGATGACCCTGCCTGACTTATATATGCTTGATGACTGCAATTGGTAGCAGCATCGAATATGATATGTAAAAAGAGTGTCGTCGAATCTGCCAAACGCAACCCATACCTTAAGACACAAGGAAACGTCCAATTCATTTCATTTGGCACTGCCTCCAAACAAAGATGAAAAGATTTCCTGCAAACAGTTTCTGATGCGTCATTGCATGCCAATGCAATGTAATGCAACTTCCTACCAACCTATTTCGATTCTTCCATCTTTCTTACATCACCCCCACCTGACATCAACCACCCAATTGGCCACCCAAGTGGTCCATTTGGACTCCATTAATATACTTTTCGTATACCTTTTAATTCTCTTTTTCAAGGGATTCATAACCCTAGTGATTAATAGCAGTTACCT
Protein-coding regions in this window:
- the LOC18775239 gene encoding probable sugar phosphate/phosphate translocator At3g11320: MTQQPTTAPIPWTTIGMVVAWYGSNIGVLLLNKYLLTNYGFKYPIFLTLCHMTACTLFSYIAIALMKVVPLQTVKSKVQFAKISGLSVVFCFSVVCGNVSLRYLPVSFNQAIGATTPFFTAVFAFFIIKKREAWLTYTTLIPVVTGVIIASGGEPSFHLFGFIMCITATAARAFKSVLQEILLSSEGERLNSMNLLLYMAPIAVTCLLPATLIMEENVVGITIDLARKDVKLIWYLFFNSSLAYFVNLTNFLVTKHTSALTLQVLGNAKGAVAVVVSILMFKNPVSLMGMVGYALTVLGVILYSEAKKRYS
- the LOC18774391 gene encoding neutral ceramidase, whose product is MFSLQHTTLLLRVFLLVLILENVKGSSSSASNYLIGLGSYDITGPAADVNMMGYANAEQTASGIHFRLRARTFIVAEQQGNRVVFVNLDACMASQIVTIKLLERLKVRYGELYTEKNVAISGIHTHAGPGGYLQYVVYIVTSLGFVRQSFDVLVDGIEKSIIQAHENLRPGSVFVNKGELLNAGVNRSPSAYLSNPAEERSKYKFDVDKEMTLIKFEDKEWGAVGSFNWFATHGTSMSRTNSLISGDNKGAAARFMEDWFERHGVVRGFDGLSSNISGTGRVPRRVSSLVPKDNGNGNELMKLAASFQSSQGRIVTRLSSVARRVRNALMKAERPQFVSAFCQSNCGDVSPNVLGAFCIDTGLPCDFNHSTCNGKNELCYGRGPGYPDEFESTRIIGERQFRKAVELFDKATEKLKGKVGFQHAYIDFSSLEVSLPKVGGPNEVVKTCPAAMGFAFAAGTTDGPGAFDFKQGDDKGNAFWRLVRDFLKAPDQEQVNCQHPKPILLDTGEMKEPYDWAPSILPVQILRIGQLVILSVPGEFTTMAGRRLRDAVKRVLTSGGRKEFDNNVHVVIAGLTNTYSQYVTTFEEYKVQRYEGASTLYGPHTLEAYIQEFKKLATALINGQTVEPGPPPPDLLDKQISLLTPVVLDTTSLGVKFGDVKTDVPPNSTFKRSDVVTATFWSACPRNDLLTEGTFALVEILQDRKTWVPAYDDDDFCLKFKWSRPEKLSPQSHATIEWRIPNTAVSGVYRISHFGASKALFGSIRHFTGSSSAFVVA